TAACTTGTTACGTATGTGGTAAGCAAGGACATCGTGCACGCGACTGTACCAGTAAGAGTACTTTAGCAGCATTAGTCGACAATGCTAGCATAGCTAATGCAACTCAACCGAATTTTGGAAATAGACCTGTAACTACAGATATGCCCCGCAGTTTAAGTAGTCAGGATGGAGAGAGAGTCAACTATAATAGCCAGTGCGGTGCAGTGACCTTCGGCAACCAAAGCAATTTAGGCCTAAATTTCAACTCTCAGAGTAGGCATACTAGTATGTCTAATGCTATGACCAGTGGTCATATTGGAGATCAAAATATTGACTCTCATGTGCTGGGTTATATAGCAACAGAGGATGACCCTCATATAGTTTGTGCATGTCAAAAAGGTTATCTAACTCTGGACTGTGGACATCATCTAAAATTGATGACAGCAGCTTGTCAGCAAAGCAAAAGCCGTAAAAGATACTTGCGTATGGGAATGATCGACAATCATCGCGTACTATCTATGCGTGACAGTGGATGTGATGGTGTTGTCGTAAAAGCAGGGTATTTAAAACCAGAACAGTACACCGGAAGACACAGGGTTTGTATCCTCATCGATAAAACCGTTCGGGTGTATCCCATCGCAGAGGTACACATTGATACCCCATTCTTCGTTGGCAAAGTATTTGCGTCAGTTATGAAGGACCCAATCCGCGATCTCGTTGTAGGAAATATTCCTGGCGTTAAAGATCCAAAGGAAATCCAGTGTCAACCAGATGCGCGAGAGAAAGCTGAGATTGAGCGTGAACTGAACATCAATCCCTTTCTTACACCAAACCAGGTTACTACTAAGGACATACAGTCAACTGAAGTTACCACTAAAGCTGCAGTAGAAACGAGAGCGCAACTAAGAGCCAATGCGAAGCCCTTCAAACCGCTTATCGTAACTTTACCAGATGACAAAGTAGTCACACCAGAGATTTTGCGACAGAAGCAACAAAATGACCCTACACTTCGTCGAATTAGAGAACGGATGGAGTCTGGTGAACAAAGTCAAGGACGAGGAGGAAGTATACAAAGACTAGTCAAAGAAGACGGCATTATCTACCGTGAATTTGAAGCACCTAACGTGGAGTTCGGAGACAAGTTCAAACAAGTTTTAGTGCCAAAGGACTACAGAATTCAAGTCATGAAATTAGCACACGAGTCAATACTTGGTGGACATCAAGGAGTAAAGAAAACATGCGACAAGATCCTAACCAATTTTTACTGGCCAGGTCTAGGCGCAGATGTACACCGTTACTGTCAATCATGTGACATATGCCAAAGGACTATATCAAAAGGAAGAACCACCAAAGTTCCATTGGGAGAGACGCCTCTTATTGAAGCTCCCTTTGAAAGGATAGCCGTGGATCTTGTAGGTCCGATAAAGCCAGTCACTGACAGGGGACACAGATACATCATAGTGTTAGTGGATTACGCTACACGTTATCCGGAAGCGACACCGCTGAAGTCGATTGACACGGAAACAGTAGCAGAAGCATTGCTTACTATATACAGTCGTCTCGGCATACCCAAAGAAGTCTTAACTGACTTGGGCACtcaatttgtgtcaaatttgatGAAGGAAGTGAATCGACTACTATCCATTCGTAACCTCACAACAACTCCGTACCATGCCATGGCCAATGGACTTGTGGAAAGATACAACGGTACACTTAAACAGATGCTGAAGAGAATGTGTCAGGAACGCCCAAAAGATTGGGATCGTTACATAGCACCGTTGCTGTTCGCATATCGCGAAACACCACAAGAGAGTACCGGGTTTTCACCGTTCGAACTTCTATATGGGCGAACCGTTCGAGGACCCATGACTATACTGAAGGAATTGTGGACAGGACAAGGTCAAGAGCCAGAAACGAAGACAACATACCAATACATATTGGATCTTCAACAGAGACTTGAAGGAACATGCCAAGTAGCAAGAGAGGAGTTGAAAAGAGCAAAGATGAAACAGAGAATACAGTACAACAAGAAAGCGAGACACAGAAGTTTTGAGGTCGGGGATGAAGTACTTTTATTAATACCTACCGACAACAACAAGATATTGATGCAGTGGAAGGGACCATTCAAGGTGAAAGAGAAGTTAAACTCTATGAATTATCGGGTGGACTTCGGCCATCGCACTCAGACATTCCATGCAAACATGCTGAAGAAATACCACCGTAGAGAAGACACGGCAGCTTTACGCACACAAGACACCACATTCCAACTTTCAGCTTTGTGCATTCAAGAGTCAAGATTCGAACTCGCAGCAGCTGCAGTCATTGAAGATGACGAAGATAGTTCCGATCAAGATCAACCATACTTCGGCATTGAAGATATGCATATCCCATCAATGAAAGCAAAGGAAAGTGTGAAAGATGTGCACATCAACCCAAGCTTAGATGAATTTCAGAAAACGCAGGTGAAACGCATTTTGGGTAATTTCAAGGACACTTTGACAGATGTACCAGGCAGAACAAACTTGGGGAAACACACCATAGTCGTCACTGATGAAACTCCAATTAGAAGGCGTCCATACCCGATACCACATGCCCTTCGTGAAGAAGTTCAACGTGATATCGAGAGCATGCTGGAAATGGGAGTGATTTCCAAAAGCAACAGTCCGTATGCATTTCCCTTAGTGGCCATACGCAAAGGAGATGGCACACTTAGAAGTTGTGTGGACATGAGATTGCTGAATCAAGTAACCGTTTTCGATGCAGAACCGGTTCCGGATCAGGAGGAGATATTCTCCAAGTTATCGGAAGATCAGTATTTCACCAAAATCGATTTGTGCAAAGGGTATTGGCAAATACCCATGGATGAAGCGTCAAAGAAATACACTACGTTCATAACTCACAATGGATTGTACACTTTCAATTCAATGCCTTTCGGGTTAGTAAACGCTGGCGCGACATTCTCGAGGGTGATGAGAACCTTACTGAGCGGACTGAAGAAGGTCGATAATTACATCGATGACATCCTCATACATACAGTCACATGGGAAGAGCATCTCGAAAGGCTGACTCAGGTTTTCAAGAGATTGAAACAGGCGAACTTGACAGCAAAGCCATCCAAATGTTTCGTCGCTTGTCGAGAAGTAGAATTCCTTGGACACGTTGTAGGAGGTGGAAAAGTTCGACCGAAACCAGACAAGATTGAAGCAATAAACCAAGCAAAGCAGCCGGAGACGAAGACCCAACTTCGATCATTTCTAGGACTAGCTGGTTATTACCGGAAATTCATCCCGGATTTTGCAGCAATCGCTTGCCCGCTTACCGACGGAACAAAGAAAGGAAAACCGAACAAAATAGAGTGGGGAGATAGCCAGGCAAGAGCATTTCAGACTTTGAAGACCAAGCTCACAAGATCACCTATCTTACAGCTACCGGACCTAAAGAAAGAGTTCGTCATTCGAACAGATGCATCCGACAATGGAATCGGAGCAGTCCTGATGCAAGAGTGCATGGGAATTCTATTTCCGGTCTACT
Above is a genomic segment from Amphiura filiformis chromosome 10, Afil_fr2py, whole genome shotgun sequence containing:
- the LOC140162048 gene encoding uncharacterized protein, with protein sequence MAKCMTVEMEIEKLVELGKELGFEGAELREWVKSERLNLKEQHDRERQVRAEERAFENQQQELLLVQQKQRMEQEQQRIDHDQQRADIERQRERETADIERQRERETAEIERQRKEQEASIEEKRMQFELQCKKEETETMGDVDEKAVQREERRVTMEIHLENTKLKRLELQTANPNGAQSKGSGKFGNYKAPKLQKFDEAKDNMDAFIVRFERHATSQGWNPQVWALNLGTLLTGKGLEAYYNLNAEEVNDYKSLKKTLLKRYDLTEEGFRNKFKDSKPEPSETATQYITRVSKYLQRWFDLSEIEQTLEGLIYLLVQDQFVHSCPKELGLYVNEHDPKSSKELAKIADRYIEAHHGWWAFPKKNLDNRNRPKYNTQHGNQGNRPTQHQAQRTNTRYQGQGNRNFSNRPTSSQSFRSSITCYVCGKQGHRARDCTSKSTLAALVDNASIANATQPNFGNRPVTTDMPRSLSSQDGERVNYNSQCGAVTFGNQSNLGLNFNSQSRHTSMSNAMTSGHIGDQNIDSHVLGYIATEDDPHIVCACQKGYLTLDCGHHLKLMTAACQQSKSRKRYLRMGMIDNHRVLSMRDSGCDGVVVKAGYLKPEQYTGRHRVCILIDKTVRVYPIAEVHIDTPFFVGKVFASVMKDPIRDLVVGNIPGVKDPKEIQCQPDAREKAEIERELNINPFLTPNQVTTKDIQSTEVTTKAAVETRAQLRANAKPFKPLIVTLPDDKVVTPEILRQKQQNDPTLRRIRERMESGEQSQGRGGSIQRLVKEDGIIYREFEAPNVEFGDKFKQVLVPKDYRIQVMKLAHESILGGHQGVKKTCDKILTNFYWPGLGADVHRYCQSCDICQRTISKGRTTKVPLGETPLIEAPFERIAVDLVGPIKPVTDRGHRYIIVLVDYATRYPEATPLKSIDTETVAEALLTIYSRLGIPKEVLTDLGTQFVSNLMKEVNRLLSIRNLTTTPYHAMANGLVERYNGTLKQMLKRMCQERPKDWDRYIAPLLFAYRETPQESTGFSPFELLYGRTVRGPMTILKELWTGQGQEPETKTTYQYILDLQQRLEGTCQVAREELKRAKMKQRIQYNKKARHRSFEVGDEVLLLIPTDNNKILMQWKGPFKVKEKLNSMNYRVDFGHRTQTFHANMLKKYHRREDTAALRTQDTTFQLSALCIQESRFELAAAAVIEDDEDSSDQDQPYFGIEDMHIPSMKAKESVKDVHINPSLDEFQKTQVKRILGNFKDTLTDVPGRTNLGKHTIVVTDETPIRRRPYPIPHALREEVQRDIESMLEMGVISKSNSPYAFPLVAIRKGDGTLRSCVDMRLLNQVTVFDAEPVPDQEEIFSKLSEDQYFTKIDLCKGYWQIPMDEASKKYTTFITHNGLYTFNSMPFGLVNAGATFSRVMRTLLSGLKKVDNYIDDILIHTVTWEEHLERLTQVFKRLKQANLTAKPSKCFVACREVEFLGHVVGGGKVRPKPDKIEAINQAKQPETKTQLRSFLGLAGYYRKFIPDFAAIACPLTDGTKKGKPNKIEWGDSQARAFQTLKTKLTRSPILQLPDLKKEFVIRTDASDNGIGAVLMQECMGILFPVYYISKKLKKCERAYSTMEKECLAIVWAVQKLSTYLYGKEFTVQTDHQPLSCIKRSKIANGRIMRWALTLQPYRYRVEVIKGSQNIGADYMSRAIPIAG